The following coding sequences are from one Pseudonocardia sp. EC080619-01 window:
- a CDS encoding branched-chain amino acid aminotransferase translates to MSAPQFTVTRNPAPASPQRRADVLADPGFGRYFTDHMVTVRWTEGTGWHDPKVEPYGPLTFDPSSMVLHYGQEIFEGLKAYRHPDGSIASFRPEANAARFAGSARRMAMAELPEDLFLESLSALLSVDSEWVPAAGGEDSLYLRPFMVATEVGLGVRPSAEYLYAVIASPAGPYFAGGVKPMDVWLETEYTRAALGGTGTAKCGGNYAASLLPQAVGAKHGCAQVAYLDAEERTWIDEMGSNNLFFVFRDADGRAELATPDLRGSVLPGITRDSLIAVAKDLGIDVVERRISGQEWLGGAANGVLTEVFGCGTAAVITPIGTVKHSGGEVTVGDGEPGPITLQLREALTAIQRGAAADPHGWMRTLVPAPASV, encoded by the coding sequence ATGAGCGCGCCGCAGTTCACCGTGACCCGCAACCCCGCCCCGGCGTCCCCCCAGCGGCGCGCCGACGTACTGGCCGACCCCGGTTTCGGCCGGTACTTCACCGACCACATGGTCACCGTCCGCTGGACCGAGGGGACCGGATGGCACGACCCGAAGGTCGAGCCGTACGGGCCGCTGACCTTCGACCCGTCGTCGATGGTCCTGCACTACGGGCAGGAGATCTTCGAGGGGCTCAAGGCCTACCGGCACCCCGACGGGTCGATCGCGTCGTTCCGGCCGGAGGCCAACGCCGCGCGCTTCGCCGGTTCCGCCCGCCGGATGGCGATGGCGGAGCTTCCCGAGGACCTGTTCCTCGAGTCGCTGTCCGCGCTGCTCTCGGTCGACTCGGAGTGGGTGCCCGCCGCGGGCGGTGAGGACTCGCTGTACCTGCGCCCGTTCATGGTCGCGACCGAGGTCGGGCTCGGGGTGCGGCCGTCGGCGGAGTACCTCTACGCGGTGATCGCCTCGCCGGCCGGGCCGTACTTCGCCGGTGGCGTGAAGCCGATGGACGTGTGGCTGGAGACCGAGTACACCCGCGCCGCGCTCGGCGGCACCGGCACGGCCAAGTGCGGCGGCAACTACGCCGCCTCCCTGCTGCCGCAGGCGGTCGGCGCGAAGCACGGCTGCGCCCAGGTCGCCTACCTCGACGCCGAGGAGCGGACCTGGATCGACGAGATGGGCTCGAACAACCTGTTCTTCGTCTTCCGCGACGCCGACGGCCGGGCCGAGCTCGCCACCCCGGACCTGCGCGGATCGGTTCTGCCGGGCATCACCCGCGACTCGCTGATCGCCGTCGCGAAGGACCTGGGCATCGACGTGGTCGAGCGCCGGATCTCCGGCCAGGAGTGGCTCGGCGGCGCCGCGAACGGCGTGCTGACCGAGGTGTTCGGCTGCGGCACCGCCGCGGTGATCACACCGATCGGCACCGTGAAGCACAGTGGCGGCGAGGTGACCGTCGGCGACGGCGAGCCGGGCCCGATCACGCTGCAGCTGCGCGAGGCGCTCACCGCGATCCAGCGCGGTGCGGCGGCGGACCCGCACGGGTGGATGCGCACCCTGGTGCCGGCGCCCGCGTCGGTCTGA
- a CDS encoding amino acid permease, with product MPRPPYRIPSTTAVVVALAATFGTGLYAALAPAAASAGAWFPLGVVLAGLLALGVVASTAHLATARPAGPELVRGDLPGPALRLGAVSRLVSRTAAAAAAAGVFGAYVLPSRPEPVAVIAVLAVIGVNAAGVRVSPGASRGLVVGTLLVLALVIGVGLLTNAPDGSDPSSAMPAATAGTAVAEADGTPDDPVVGTLQAAVEPGPLGVLTAAAFVFFAFTGLSRVAELGGSLRDPMRAIRRAPAVAVLVTTTLLLLLSAALLHGLGPARLAESATPLASLMDTGGSPALGVLVRIAAAAATAAALLGALSRAASGAARLARDGELPAFLGRGGSRGTPWVADLVLGGLTVAVTLAFGPVVAIAVSVGAALVHHTLLHAAVLRLPGRPGTAAFVAGAGGTGCVLLAAVLPPWPLLATAALLVAAWGLSTVCSRSAAAREPRAESGPSDPEERAA from the coding sequence GTGCCCCGCCCCCCGTACCGGATCCCGTCGACGACCGCGGTCGTCGTCGCGCTCGCGGCGACGTTCGGGACCGGGCTCTACGCGGCACTGGCCCCCGCCGCGGCGTCGGCCGGGGCCTGGTTCCCGCTCGGTGTCGTGCTCGCCGGGCTCCTCGCCCTCGGCGTGGTCGCCTCGACGGCGCACCTCGCGACCGCCCGCCCCGCGGGGCCGGAGCTGGTCCGCGGGGACCTGCCAGGGCCCGCGCTGCGGCTCGGTGCCGTCTCGCGGCTGGTGTCGCGGACCGCTGCCGCCGCCGCTGCCGCCGGGGTGTTCGGTGCGTACGTGCTGCCGTCCCGGCCGGAGCCGGTGGCGGTGATCGCGGTGCTCGCCGTGATCGGGGTGAACGCGGCGGGTGTGCGCGTGTCCCCGGGCGCGTCCCGCGGGCTGGTCGTGGGGACGCTGCTGGTGCTGGCGCTGGTCATCGGCGTCGGGCTGCTCACGAACGCGCCGGACGGCAGCGACCCGTCGTCGGCGATGCCGGCCGCGACGGCCGGGACCGCCGTGGCGGAGGCCGACGGGACGCCGGACGACCCGGTCGTCGGGACCCTGCAGGCGGCCGTCGAACCCGGGCCGCTGGGCGTGCTGACCGCGGCCGCCTTCGTGTTCTTCGCCTTCACCGGGTTGTCCCGGGTCGCCGAGCTCGGCGGGAGCCTGCGTGACCCGATGCGGGCGATCCGCCGGGCCCCGGCGGTCGCCGTGCTCGTCACGACCACGCTGCTGCTCCTGCTGTCGGCCGCGTTGCTGCACGGCCTCGGCCCCGCACGGCTGGCGGAGTCCGCGACCCCGCTCGCCTCGCTCATGGACACCGGGGGCAGCCCCGCGCTCGGGGTCCTCGTCCGGATCGCCGCCGCCGCGGCCACCGCGGCCGCGCTGCTGGGTGCACTGTCCCGCGCCGCGTCCGGCGCGGCCCGGCTGGCGCGCGACGGCGAGCTGCCCGCCTTCCTCGGACGGGGTGGGTCCCGCGGCACGCCGTGGGTCGCCGACCTGGTCCTGGGTGGGCTGACCGTCGCCGTGACGCTGGCGTTCGGCCCGGTCGTCGCGATCGCCGTCTCGGTCGGGGCGGCGCTGGTGCACCACACGCTGCTGCACGCCGCGGTGCTGCGGCTGCCCGGGCGTCCCGGTACCGCGGCGTTCGTCGCCGGTGCCGGCGGGACGGGCTGCGTGCTGCTCGCCGCCGTGCTGCCGCCGTGGCCGCTCCTGGCGACCGCGGCGCTGCTGGTCGCGGCCTGGGGGCTGAGCACGGTCTGCTCGCGTTCCGCGGCCGCGCGGGAGCCCCGTGCGGAGAGCGGGCCGTCCGATCCCGAGGAGCGCGCGGCCTGA
- the gcvT gene encoding glycine cleavage system aminomethyltransferase GcvT, with translation MTDDLLPSPLHDRHVALDATLGEFGGWSMPISYPGGTVAEHTSVREAAGLFDVSHLGTVPIAGPGAAAHVNTCLTNDLGRIGPGRAQYTLACNEAGGVLDDMIIYMASDDDLLLVPNAANSTRIVTMLQDGAPAGVTVTDRHRELAVLALQGPRSGEALAAALGEAGAGVADLDYMAFTDIEGGLAGGGVRVCRTGYTGEHGYEVVLDAEAAPAMWDALLDAVRAVGGGPCGLAARDTLRTEMGYPLHGHELSEEISPVQAGSAWAVGWDKPSFWGREALTAERAAGPARRLRALRATGRGVPRAGMTVLDGEGGSPVGTVTSGTFSPTLKTGVALALIATDPKVTPGDQLVVDVRGRVLPVEVVKPPMVPSRVR, from the coding sequence GTGACCGACGATCTTCTGCCCAGCCCGCTGCACGACCGTCACGTCGCCCTCGACGCCACCCTCGGCGAGTTCGGCGGATGGTCGATGCCGATCTCCTACCCGGGTGGCACCGTCGCCGAGCACACGTCGGTGCGCGAGGCCGCGGGACTGTTCGACGTCAGCCACCTCGGCACCGTCCCGATCGCCGGGCCCGGCGCGGCCGCCCACGTGAACACCTGCCTGACCAACGACCTCGGCCGGATCGGGCCGGGACGGGCCCAGTACACCCTCGCCTGCAACGAGGCCGGCGGCGTCCTCGACGACATGATCATCTACATGGCGTCCGACGACGACCTGCTGCTCGTCCCGAACGCCGCGAACTCGACCCGGATCGTGACGATGCTCCAGGACGGCGCCCCCGCGGGCGTCACCGTCACCGACCGGCACCGCGAGCTCGCCGTGCTGGCCCTGCAGGGGCCGCGCTCGGGCGAGGCGCTGGCCGCGGCGCTCGGCGAGGCCGGCGCCGGCGTCGCCGACCTGGACTACATGGCGTTCACCGACATCGAGGGCGGCCTCGCCGGCGGCGGCGTCCGCGTCTGCCGCACCGGCTACACCGGTGAGCACGGCTACGAGGTGGTCCTCGACGCCGAGGCCGCACCCGCGATGTGGGACGCGCTGCTCGACGCCGTCCGGGCCGTCGGTGGCGGGCCGTGCGGGCTGGCCGCGCGGGACACCCTGCGCACCGAGATGGGCTACCCGCTGCACGGCCACGAGCTGTCCGAGGAGATCAGCCCGGTGCAGGCCGGGAGTGCCTGGGCGGTCGGCTGGGACAAGCCGTCGTTCTGGGGGCGCGAGGCGCTGACCGCCGAGCGGGCGGCCGGACCCGCCCGGCGCCTGCGGGCGCTGCGGGCGACCGGCCGCGGCGTCCCGCGGGCCGGTATGACCGTGCTCGACGGCGAGGGCGGCTCCCCGGTCGGCACCGTCACCTCGGGCACGTTCTCGCCGACCCTGAAGACCGGCGTCGCGCTCGCGCTGATCGCCACCGACCCGAAGGTGACGCCCGGCGACCAGCTGGTGGTCGACGTCCGCGGCCGCGTCCTGCCGGTCGAGGTCGTCAAGCCGCCGATGGTCCCGTCGCGGGTGCGGTAG
- a CDS encoding iron-sulfur cluster assembly accessory protein — MTVDNATDTQTHGVELSDAAAVKARTLLEQEGRDDMHLRIAVQPGGCAGLRYQLFFDDRSLDGDLFRDFHGLKVGVDRMSAPYLQGATIDFVDTIEKQGFTIDNPNAGGSCACGDSFN; from the coding sequence ATGACCGTCGATAACGCCACCGACACCCAGACCCACGGCGTGGAGCTGTCCGACGCCGCGGCCGTCAAGGCCCGCACCCTGCTCGAGCAGGAGGGCCGCGACGACATGCACCTGCGCATCGCGGTGCAGCCGGGTGGCTGCGCCGGTCTGCGCTACCAGCTGTTCTTCGACGACCGCTCGCTCGACGGCGACCTGTTCCGCGACTTCCACGGCCTCAAGGTCGGTGTCGACCGGATGAGCGCGCCGTACCTGCAGGGCGCGACCATCGACTTCGTCGACACCATCGAGAAGCAGGGCTTCACGATCGACAACCCGAACGCCGGGGGCTCCTGCGCCTGCGGTGACTCGTTCAACTGA
- a CDS encoding glycerate kinase — MRIVVAPDSFGGTLSAREAADAIAAGWRRAAPGDDVRIVPLADGGTGFAEVLHTALGGTVHSREVTGPLGDPVTGSWLQVGDTAYLECASACGLHHVAREDRLPGVARTATTYGVGELVADARDAGVTRIVVGLGGSATTDGGAGMLAALGAAPVDEDGLPLPLGGAALATCDRLAGAPGLGGIELVAASDVDNPLLGPHGAAAVFGPQKGADDAAVAELDAALGVFAGVLATLAGRDVRDEAAAGAAGGLGAALLALGARVESGAGLVRELVGLDAELDAAAATGGLAVTGEGSFDWQSLRGKLITAVARGAADRGMPCVVLAGQVSVGRREAGAAGVDSAHGVAEEFGLDASMADPAGTLAELAARVAPRWSR, encoded by the coding sequence ATGCGGATCGTGGTGGCTCCCGACTCCTTCGGCGGAACGCTCAGCGCGCGGGAGGCCGCGGACGCGATCGCTGCGGGCTGGCGGCGCGCCGCGCCCGGCGACGACGTCCGGATCGTCCCCCTCGCCGACGGGGGCACCGGGTTCGCCGAGGTGCTCCACACCGCGCTCGGCGGGACCGTGCACAGCCGCGAGGTGACGGGCCCGCTGGGTGACCCCGTCACCGGCTCGTGGCTGCAGGTCGGCGACACCGCCTACCTGGAGTGCGCGTCGGCCTGCGGGCTGCACCACGTCGCCCGCGAGGACCGGCTGCCCGGGGTGGCGCGCACCGCGACGACCTACGGCGTCGGTGAGCTGGTGGCCGACGCACGGGACGCCGGGGTGACCCGGATCGTCGTCGGGCTGGGCGGGTCGGCCACCACCGACGGCGGCGCCGGGATGCTCGCCGCGCTCGGTGCCGCCCCGGTCGACGAGGACGGCCTCCCACTGCCGCTCGGCGGGGCGGCGCTGGCCACCTGCGACCGGCTCGCGGGCGCGCCCGGGCTCGGCGGCATCGAGCTCGTCGCCGCCTCGGACGTCGACAACCCGTTGCTCGGCCCGCACGGCGCCGCCGCCGTGTTCGGCCCGCAGAAGGGCGCCGACGACGCCGCGGTCGCCGAGCTGGACGCGGCGCTCGGCGTGTTCGCCGGGGTGCTGGCGACGCTCGCGGGCCGCGACGTCCGGGACGAGGCCGCGGCCGGCGCCGCCGGTGGGCTCGGCGCCGCGCTGCTCGCGCTGGGCGCCCGGGTGGAGTCCGGGGCGGGTCTGGTCCGCGAGCTGGTCGGCCTGGACGCCGAGCTGGACGCCGCGGCCGCAACCGGCGGCCTCGCCGTCACGGGGGAGGGGAGCTTCGACTGGCAGTCGCTGCGGGGGAAGCTGATCACCGCCGTCGCCCGGGGTGCGGCCGACCGCGGGATGCCGTGCGTGGTGCTGGCCGGTCAGGTGAGCGTCGGGCGCCGCGAGGCCGGCGCCGCCGGGGTGGACTCCGCGCACGGCGTCGCCGAGGAGTTCGGGCTGGACGCGTCGATGGCCGACCCCGCCGGGACCCTCGCCGAGCTGGCCGCCCGGGTCGCCCCCCGCTGGAGCCGGTGA
- a CDS encoding adenosylcobinamide-GDP ribazoletransferase translates to MSAGRPGPFAGLALAVSWLTVLPARVRTEPGGALPDGVPASALRWAPVVGAGLGLCGGGLLLALILAGVSPLVAGLLVVGAGALATRGMHVDGLADTADGLGSYGPPERALRVMADGGAGPFAVVTLLVVLGGRAAALAQLGTAPPVAVLVACTVAAATGRAGFCWVARRGTPAARPGGLGATVAGSQPAWVAPLWWTGIAGAGAAALATVPPGGAGTALAAAGAVLLAALGVAGLARHTRRRFGGMSGDVLGAAAELGSTAVLVVLAAALSG, encoded by the coding sequence GTGAGCGCGGGCCGACCCGGCCCGTTCGCCGGGCTCGCGCTGGCGGTCAGCTGGCTGACGGTGCTCCCGGCCCGCGTCCGCACCGAACCCGGCGGCGCGCTCCCCGACGGGGTGCCCGCGTCGGCGTTGCGGTGGGCCCCGGTCGTCGGGGCCGGGCTCGGGCTGTGCGGTGGCGGGCTGCTGCTCGCCCTGATCCTGGCCGGGGTGTCCCCACTGGTCGCGGGGCTGCTCGTGGTGGGTGCCGGGGCTCTCGCGACCCGCGGGATGCACGTCGACGGGCTCGCCGACACCGCCGACGGGCTCGGCAGCTACGGCCCGCCCGAGCGGGCGTTGCGGGTCATGGCGGACGGCGGAGCGGGGCCGTTCGCCGTCGTCACGCTGCTGGTCGTGCTGGGCGGCCGCGCGGCGGCGCTGGCCCAGCTCGGCACCGCTCCCCCGGTCGCGGTGCTCGTCGCGTGCACGGTGGCCGCCGCGACCGGACGGGCCGGGTTCTGCTGGGTCGCCCGGCGCGGGACGCCCGCGGCCCGGCCCGGGGGGCTGGGTGCGACGGTCGCCGGGAGCCAGCCGGCCTGGGTGGCGCCGCTCTGGTGGACCGGCATCGCCGGCGCGGGTGCGGCAGCGCTCGCGACCGTCCCGCCCGGTGGCGCCGGGACCGCCCTCGCCGCCGCCGGTGCCGTGCTCCTCGCGGCGCTGGGGGTGGCGGGCCTGGCCCGGCACACCCGGCGCCGGTTCGGCGGGATGAGCGGTGACGTCCTGGGCGCGGCCGCGGAGCTGGGGAGCACCGCCGTGCTCGTCGTCCTGGCGGCCGCGCTCAGCGGGTGA
- a CDS encoding DUF3043 domain-containing protein, which translates to MRFLRRSESSDPAGQTAVDSSAGTDATGTEDDGADTTRPHTTAGKGRATPKRRDAEGKRRGPAPPPPRTQREAAKLAKANRPSKDQRRAQSLERRRRMDAGDDRVLLPRDRGKVRAHVRDIVDSRPHVIGLFLPLAALVLVAALIQNPFIQQYVTLFTFLMLAVMIVEGTLLGMQVLKKARAKFPDEEIKGLPTGWYAFSRATQPRRMRVPKPRVKRGDTV; encoded by the coding sequence GTGAGGTTCCTGCGCCGTTCCGAGAGCTCCGACCCGGCTGGTCAGACAGCCGTCGACTCCTCGGCGGGCACGGACGCGACGGGCACGGAGGACGACGGCGCGGACACCACGCGCCCGCACACCACCGCCGGCAAGGGCCGGGCGACGCCGAAGCGCCGTGACGCCGAGGGCAAGCGCCGCGGTCCTGCTCCGCCCCCGCCGCGTACCCAGCGGGAGGCCGCGAAGCTGGCCAAGGCCAACCGTCCCTCGAAGGACCAGCGCCGCGCGCAGTCCCTCGAGCGCCGCCGCCGGATGGACGCCGGCGACGACCGCGTGCTCCTCCCCCGCGACCGCGGCAAGGTGCGCGCCCACGTCCGAGACATCGTCGACTCGCGCCCGCACGTCATCGGCCTGTTCCTGCCGCTGGCGGCGCTCGTCCTGGTGGCGGCGCTGATCCAGAACCCGTTCATCCAGCAGTACGTCACGCTGTTCACGTTCCTGATGCTGGCCGTGATGATCGTCGAGGGGACGCTGCTGGGCATGCAGGTCCTGAAGAAGGCCCGCGCGAAGTTCCCGGACGAGGAGATCAAGGGCCTGCCGACCGGCTGGTACGCCTTCTCGCGCGCCACCCAGCCACGCCGGATGCGGGTGCCCAAGCCCCGCGTCAAGCGCGGCGACACCGTCTGA
- a CDS encoding bifunctional adenosylcobinamide kinase/adenosylcobinamide-phosphate guanylyltransferase, with translation MNATLVLGGTRSGKSRYAEGLLGDGTAVRYLATGRRIPGDAEWDARIAAHTGRRPPEWTTEEITSGPGLAAALATGGPVLVDDLATWLTGVLDDAAAWERTGPLPEVDDAVDGLVAAVAAAPGPLVLVSAETGLGVVPETRSGRLFRDRLGELNATLAAVCEETVLVVAGRPLRLPASGLPGTAGPASPATAPAAPSAAPAPGAVAADGPASPVAPAATTPVSRAGRPVMGVPVRADAPAEEQDGAASGIVGPDDGIAGPGGDVAGTPAGVPGTVDPGTPGPGTPDPGTSDPRTSGTGTSAPGTPGTGGPGSAGTGPIPAQPPTDAPASAAPAAVSGAPAPTPAPSPTPAPTPAPDPAEGDEPIVPAAVGRPDLRTRREAVALVEGLAAPTGGLGRLGELGVWLASCQTECPPRPPLDARVVLLAADHGIAALGVSAYPPEVSATRATAAAAGRLPVAVAARAAGAAVRTVDVGLAAGADGTESGYVVTRGTGRIDREDALTAEQTEAAWRTGRRLADSEIDAGADVLVPATLAVGVTTPAATLVAALTGAEPVAVVGRASGIDDRAWMRKAVAIRDALRRARPHVRDPLALLRTVGGTDLVVLAGFLARAAERKVPAVLDGVAVGAAALLAEELAPGAKDWWVAAQPSTDPAGTLVLEHLSLTPVLDLAVRTEDGTAAVTVLPLLVTAARLLAETGSAEATAVVPGEPAATVAPGGTTAGAGR, from the coding sequence GTGAACGCGACACTCGTCCTCGGTGGCACCCGGTCCGGCAAGTCCCGGTACGCCGAGGGGCTCCTCGGTGACGGGACGGCGGTCCGCTACCTCGCGACCGGGCGGCGGATCCCCGGCGACGCCGAGTGGGACGCGCGGATCGCCGCGCACACCGGCCGCAGGCCGCCGGAATGGACGACCGAGGAGATCACCTCGGGGCCCGGTCTCGCCGCCGCGCTGGCGACCGGTGGCCCGGTGCTCGTCGACGACCTCGCGACCTGGCTGACCGGCGTCCTCGACGACGCCGCCGCCTGGGAGCGGACCGGCCCGCTGCCCGAGGTGGACGACGCCGTCGACGGTCTGGTGGCGGCCGTCGCCGCGGCGCCGGGACCGCTCGTCCTGGTGTCCGCCGAGACCGGCCTGGGTGTGGTGCCCGAGACCCGGTCCGGGCGGCTGTTCCGGGACCGCCTGGGCGAGCTGAACGCGACGCTCGCGGCGGTGTGCGAGGAGACGGTGCTGGTGGTGGCCGGGCGGCCGCTGCGGCTCCCGGCGTCCGGGCTCCCCGGGACCGCGGGACCGGCGTCGCCCGCGACCGCACCGGCGGCCCCGTCCGCGGCCCCGGCCCCGGGTGCGGTGGCTGCGGACGGGCCGGCGAGCCCCGTCGCTCCGGCCGCCACGACGCCGGTGTCCCGGGCGGGGCGACCGGTGATGGGTGTCCCGGTCCGGGCCGACGCGCCCGCGGAGGAGCAGGACGGCGCCGCGAGCGGCATCGTCGGGCCGGACGACGGCATCGCCGGGCCGGGCGGCGACGTCGCCGGGACCCCGGCCGGGGTCCCGGGAACCGTCGATCCCGGCACGCCCGGTCCTGGAACGCCCGACCCCGGCACCTCCGACCCCCGCACCTCCGGAACCGGCACCTCCGCTCCCGGTACGCCCGGGACCGGCGGGCCCGGGTCCGCCGGTACCGGGCCGATCCCGGCGCAGCCGCCCACCGACGCCCCGGCATCGGCCGCACCGGCCGCCGTCTCCGGGGCACCCGCCCCGACCCCGGCGCCCTCTCCGACCCCGGCGCCCACTCCGGCTCCGGACCCGGCCGAGGGCGACGAGCCGATCGTCCCCGCCGCCGTCGGGCGCCCCGACCTGCGGACCCGGCGGGAGGCCGTCGCGCTCGTCGAGGGCCTCGCGGCCCCCACCGGGGGCCTCGGGCGGCTCGGCGAGCTCGGCGTGTGGCTGGCGTCCTGCCAGACCGAGTGCCCGCCGCGCCCCCCGCTCGACGCCCGCGTCGTGCTCCTCGCGGCCGACCACGGGATCGCCGCGCTCGGCGTGTCCGCCTACCCGCCGGAGGTCTCGGCGACCCGGGCGACGGCCGCCGCGGCCGGACGCCTGCCGGTCGCCGTCGCCGCACGCGCGGCGGGCGCGGCCGTCCGCACCGTCGACGTCGGCCTCGCCGCCGGCGCGGACGGCACCGAGTCCGGCTACGTCGTCACCCGCGGGACGGGACGCATCGACCGCGAGGACGCGCTCACCGCGGAGCAGACCGAGGCCGCCTGGCGGACGGGGCGGCGGCTCGCCGACTCCGAGATCGACGCCGGTGCGGACGTGCTGGTCCCGGCGACCCTCGCCGTCGGCGTCACCACCCCGGCCGCCACCCTCGTGGCCGCGCTGACCGGGGCCGAGCCGGTCGCCGTCGTCGGGCGGGCCTCCGGGATCGACGACCGCGCCTGGATGCGGAAGGCCGTCGCGATCCGGGACGCGCTGCGCCGCGCCCGGCCGCACGTGCGCGACCCGCTCGCGCTGCTGCGGACCGTCGGCGGGACCGACCTGGTCGTGCTCGCCGGGTTCCTGGCGCGCGCCGCCGAGCGGAAGGTGCCCGCGGTGCTGGACGGCGTCGCCGTCGGTGCCGCGGCGCTGCTGGCCGAGGAGCTCGCCCCGGGCGCGAAGGACTGGTGGGTCGCCGCGCAGCCGTCCACCGACCCGGCGGGCACCCTCGTGCTGGAGCACCTGTCGCTGACGCCCGTGCTGGACCTGGCGGTGCGGACCGAGGACGGCACGGCGGCGGTGACCGTGCTGCCGCTGCTCGTCACCGCGGCGCGGCTGCTCGCCGAGACCGGGAGCGCCGAGGCCACCGCCGTGGTGCCGGGCGAGCCGGCGGCCACCGTGGCGCCGGGCGGGACCACGGCCGGCGCCGGGCGGTGA
- a CDS encoding carbohydrate kinase family protein: MHFPGKFSEQILAEQLDRISVSFLVDDLTVRRGGVAGNIAFALGVLGQNPVLIGAVGADFAEYRKVLDDLGVDTSGVHTHDDVHTARFVCTTDDDMRQIASFYTGAMAKSSEIELAPIAERVGGFELVLIGASDPDAMVRHTDECREKGYPFLADPSQQLARMEGPEVKRLIEGAKFLVTNDYEYELLLKKTGWSEAEIASKVGTRITTFGEKGAVIVESDGTETRVDVVPPTQQVDPTGVGDAWRAGFLTALNGGLSVERSAQLGALIATYVLESDGPQEWTLDRTAALARLRDAFGDAAADEIGAVLPA; encoded by the coding sequence ATGCACTTCCCCGGGAAGTTCTCCGAGCAGATCCTCGCCGAGCAGCTCGACCGGATCTCGGTCAGCTTCCTCGTCGACGACCTGACGGTCCGCCGGGGCGGGGTGGCCGGGAACATCGCGTTCGCGCTCGGTGTGCTCGGCCAGAACCCGGTGCTCATCGGGGCGGTGGGTGCCGACTTCGCCGAGTACAGGAAGGTGCTGGACGACCTGGGCGTCGACACCTCCGGCGTGCACACCCACGACGACGTGCACACCGCCCGCTTCGTCTGCACCACCGACGACGACATGCGCCAGATCGCGTCCTTCTACACCGGCGCGATGGCCAAGTCCTCCGAGATCGAGCTGGCCCCGATCGCCGAGCGCGTCGGCGGCTTCGAGCTGGTGCTCATCGGCGCCAGCGACCCGGACGCCATGGTCCGCCACACCGACGAGTGCCGCGAGAAGGGCTACCCGTTCCTCGCGGACCCGTCCCAGCAGCTGGCCCGGATGGAGGGCCCCGAGGTGAAGCGCCTGATCGAGGGCGCGAAGTTCCTCGTGACGAACGACTACGAGTACGAGCTGCTGCTCAAGAAGACCGGCTGGTCCGAGGCCGAGATCGCCTCGAAGGTCGGCACCCGGATCACCACCTTCGGCGAGAAGGGTGCGGTGATCGTCGAGTCCGACGGCACCGAGACCCGGGTCGACGTCGTCCCGCCGACCCAGCAGGTCGACCCGACCGGCGTCGGCGACGCCTGGCGCGCCGGCTTCCTCACCGCGCTGAACGGCGGCCTGTCCGTGGAGCGCTCCGCGCAGCTGGGCGCGCTCATCGCGACCTACGTGCTGGAGTCCGACGGGCCGCAGGAGTGGACCCTGGACCGCACCGCCGCCCTGGCCCGCCTGCGCGACGCCTT